The DNA segment ATCTGTCACGACAATCTTAAGTGGTCTTTCCTTATAACTATTCAACAACTGTATATACTTCTGTAGTCTGCGTGAAGACTATGCAATGTTTGAAATTGATGAGTTGGATTTCTTCTTAGCTACATCAATTGATGCCATCTGTGGTCACCTGCCTTGTTGCAAAAAGGATAGGGAATAGATTTGCAGACAACCACTGGGAACTCAGAGACTTCACAGCCAACCTGGTTGCCTCGATATGCAAAAGGTAATACACTGTGATGTAGCTTTCTTTTGTACACACAACAGAAACATTTTGCTAGTATAGTAATCAGTAACAAACCATCATTTGTATTTATCCTTATGCATACAAAATAATCTGAACTCAGGCTCAGGCATCCAGTAGATCATCTGCTTGGTTCCTTTCACTTTTACATCTATGGCATCCTGTGCATTTCCTTTTTTTCCCTCAAAAGTTATAAATCTGGCTGAGTTCTACCAACCAATGTAATTACGCGAGAAATTTGTGGATACTAAGCTACATCTTAATTCTTTTCCCCTATTTAGAAGTTGGATGTTTGGGGAGTTCATCGTTTTAGTTGTTTTGCTTCCTAGCCAATCTGCTGACTTGAATTGTTCATCCATATCATTGTTCTGCTTCATATCTCATACTCAAGATTCAAGTCTCAAATTTTATTGCAGATTTGGACATGTTTATAGCAGTCTTCAGACACGTTTGACGAAAACATTGATTAATGCACTTTTGGACCCAAAACGGTCACTTACTCAACATTATGGCGCAGTTCAAGGGTTGGCAGCCCTTGGGCCCAATGTGGTATGCTCTTCTTTCACATTTCTAGTAGTTAAAATTGTTTGTAGAATGCTAATCACAAATTATATCCTTAAATTGTTCTAATGTGCAACCTGCAAAAGTTATATATCATACAGCAGCTGTTTGACAAATCGATAAAACAAAAGAAGAGATTAACTAAAGGTTTTCATCTATAGTTATGTTGATGAATGGTCAACCTTTTGCTGCTTTGGTAAATGTGTAAAAATGGGAAAAAGAAATTCTTCTTGGAGATAAATTATGGCTTTGGAGGAACAATTGTAGGTTATAAAGGGGATAAAACAAGATAAGATGCTAATTAATATTAGATAACATTCTGCAATTGCATAGATAAGAGTCAGCTCAGCAGCAGATTTTGTGGCGTCTTGTAGGGTTAATTTATTTGTGGTGTTGACCGTTGCAATTCAAATGATTGCAAATTTTGGAAAGTCCTCGTTGCTATATAGTTATTTTTTGATAGATCCTGTTATATATGACATTTAAACGCGTTTTATACATAGAAAGATCAAAGAAATGTAATATTTTCACTTGCACTTTCTCCTTTCGGATAATTTAGTCAAAACAAAGTTGTCTCCacttttatttagtttttgaaAAGGaaacaaattattttaaattgaaGGGCcatattttgaaaatatatcTGCCTATTCTTATCCTTCTATCATACATTGATACCAAAGCAGAAGCAAAGGTTTTCTTCAAGCAATTCTTTGTTATATACCATTTTAATCTGTTATTTGAAAGTGTCTCTGTTCTCTTGGCTCCATGCATTCTTTCTACACAGTTTGGGGAAAATTTATGTACTTGTAGCACATCCAATCCTGCTACCATGCCTAATTTTGTTGTATAGGTTTCTGGGTTTTGGATGCTGACATTGACTATTTATCTGTTGGATGAGCATTTGCACTGAAATTGATTTGGGGAGTTGAATTACTTATCGCTATATTCTTGTCAAATGCTTTGTTTCCCATTCTAGACTCTGTACGTTGTGATCATAAAACTATAagttatgtatttattttttgcATAAAAGAATAATAATTATATGTTTCATCATGGGATTTGAATCAGCAATGATATTGCTTTAAATGCAGGTTCGCCTTCTTTTACTGCCAAACCTCAAGCCTTATCTCCAAGTTCTTGAACCAGAGATGGTTCTTGAGAAGCAAAAAAATGAGATGAAGAGGCATGAAGCTTGGCGTGTTTATGGAGCGTTGTTGGTAAGTGGTTTAAATGGTGATGTGTCAGGATTAGGATTTCTGACAGTAAGAGTAGGGCAGAAAAGATCTtaggagaagagaagaagagagaaagaagacaGAAGGTTAGAGAAAGATCGAGATAAACAGAGAAAAGAGAGAatagagagagagtttagaaaaaagaaataagaatttCATTAATCAATTGCATAATGAATTAGTACATCCCAATTCTCTTAAATAgggaaaaagaaagtaaagatGGCCTAACAAATTCATCTCTCTAATAATTCTAACCTACTTAAATAGGAATAGGAAATACAATCTACCTTAAATCACtctaataattctaacataccttaaataagaaaaggaaatacaacctaccttaaataagaatatGAATTACAGCAATTCACTAAATAGATAGAATGACAGCTAAGGATGGTAAAGAGCCATTTTAatccttcttcttttgcttatatgtgaCAATACTTCCCCCTTTAGAGcattcttgtccccaagaatgTCAAAATATGGAGATCAGTGAACTTGAAAGGGCTCTGCTACGGAAACAGCCCATTGAATTTGTAGCGGAACACGAAGATGACCTGGAAAATTTCTCTTCTTAAAATTCCAGCATGAGCTATGTGTTTTCTCAATAGTAGGAAAGTTTTGGGTTCTGACATCTAAAGTTTTATGTTTGATCACTGAAGGCATATTAGTTTCAACAAGGATTTTCAGTGTGTTTGAGGTGATTGGAGATCTGAAAGTCGGGTTAGGTTTCAGATTGTTTTGGGTGTTTAGGGTGGTTATTGGGGATTTGAATGGCGGTTTAGGTTGCAATTCTTCCCTATCATCTTTGTCTTGCCTAAGGGCTGCTTGTAATGCTCTAGGGTAATAGGATCTCTTAATCCCAATATTTAAAGGAATGATGGGACATGGTAGAGAGTAAGACTCAATAATGAAGGGGCTTACCCTTCTAAACAGACCCTCCTTAACAATTTCAACAGTGACCTGCTTCCTTAGAGAAGGCTGCTCTAGCACATCTTCAACTTTTCCTTGCAAATAGAGACCTTCCAATTCTATTTTCTTTTGTGCCATTTCATCAAACAGTTGGAGGGTGGTTTGCAAGGTTTCCTCTTCTTTGTTCTCAGGCATTACATCAAACAACTGGTAGGCAATAGAAGAGGGATTTGAAACTCCTTGAGTTTCTAGAATCAATTGAGACAAATTTGAGAGGGATTTACAGATTTGTTCAAGAGAGTCTTGTTGCTTCTTGTGAAGAAGTTCCCATCGCTGATCGGAGTCATGTTGCTCCTTGCAAATCTGTTTCCATCGTCGATCAATTTCTTCCATGGGCAGAGGAAGGAaatctctgataccaatgtcaggATTAGGATTTCTGACAGTAAGATTAGGGCAGAAAAGATCTtaggagaagagaagaagagagaaggttAGAGAAAAGAGAGTAAGATTAGGGCAGAAAATATCTTAGGAGAAGAGAAGAatagagaaagaagagaaaaggTTAGAGAGAGATCGAGATAAACagagaaaagagagaagaaagaaataaagatttcaTTAATCAATTGCATAATGAATTGGTACTGCACAATTCTCTTAAATAGGAAAAATGGGAAAAGGAAAGTATACTAGTCTTCCTAAATTCATGGCCCTAATAATTCTAACTTACCTTAAATCACCCTATTAATTctaacctaccttaaataagaataggaaatataacctcccttaaataagaataggaaatatAGCAATTCGCTATAAATAGGCATAATTTGAATAATTGTGACAATACTTCCCCCTTTAGAGcattcttgtccccaagaatgTATGAAGTTTGGAATTCAGTGAACTTGAAACGGCTCCGGGACAGAAACAACCCATTGAATTTGTAGGGGAACGACAGTGAACTTGAAAGGGCTTTGTGACTGTGGCTCAAACAGACCATCCTTAGTGAGCCATCTTATTGGTTCATACTTGTGAGCATCAACACTCCATAGGATTTTCATTCTTTCCAATGCATACGGTTGATAAGCTACCACATCTCCTTGCATTTCATCTTTTGCTATTTGTCCTTCAGCTCGATTTATGAATGCAGCAAATCCACAATTTCTCTCTCACCATCGTTCTATAGTTGCTCCAGGCCACTTCATCTTCACTCTAGCAACAGACTCAACTCTTCCAAATGTCCGTAGAAGAAAATTCTCATCAATAATACCATTTATTGACAAATTCATGCCAATTAAAACAGCTGATAAATCTATAGACTCGCTCATGCCAAAGGAAACACCGGTGATTAGCTGTGAGTCATTAAAACCTCCTTTTTCAGAAGCATAAGGTCTCCCTAGTCTAATGGAAGTAGTGCAAGGGCTCAGAGCCTTAGCATCAAGTTGAGCATTAGGAGTCGCACTCCTTGGTAAGGAAGAACCAATAAAAGCATAACTATGAGAGTAAGGAAGCCCAATTGTTTGGCCAACCGATGGGCTCACGTTTGCTCCAAATAGTGTAGTGTCCGGAGTTTTCGGGTTGGCCACTGGTATCAGATTGGTTTCAGGCAGAAGTTGCAGTTTGATTGGGGTGTTTTGGGTGTAAGGTGAAGTAGTTAATGGAGGTGTGAATGTAGGGTTAGGTTTCTGAGTTGTTACAGGTGTTGGATTTATTTCAGCAGAGGTTATGGTGTAGGAATGGTTAGTTTGGATCCATTGCTGTTCTACAACATCACTGGTGTCATTTTCCTGGAACCTTTTGCTAATTTCTTCCACAAAGATCTCCCAATTAACAACTGGTTGGATTTTGATCCAATTTTTAAACCACTTCTCAGCCCTTCCGTGCAAATACAAATCAACGAGATCCAACCTTCTTTCTTCCACCACTTCAAATAATTGGAAATATTTCTCACATTTACTTAACCAATTATCCACATCAATCCCCTCGAAATAAGGCAGAGCACACTTAGGTAGCATCTTACTGAAATAAGGGTTTGAATTTGAGGAATCAGTTTTGTTTTGATGATGGTAATCACCTAAAATGCCCTTTCCCGAATTACCCATGATAAAGGAGGAATTTCCGTTTTCCTTATGAGGATGTGTTTCAGGTTGGAGGGTTTTAGGAGGCTGGGACTGACTTTCGTTGTTTTGAATGATTAAGGTGAGAGAAGTTAGAGATCTAACTACCTCTTCAATGGAAGACTGAGCTTTGTTTTGATCTTTCTTGATTGAGTCCAGACGCAGGTTTTGAGCGGCCTGAACATCAGCGAACTCACCTTTCAGGATTCCCATGTTGGTGGCAGTGAGCTCTTCATGTTCCTTCAATTTGGCATTTAAGGCCTGAATTTGTCTTTCAATGGCTTCCATGGTTTGTGTATAGTTGGTCCTTACTGTTCatacaatttaaaataatagCGGAGGATTGtagtctctgataccaatgtcaggATTAGGGATTTCTGACAGTAAGATTAGGGCAGAAAAGATCTTAAGAGAAGaatagagaaagaagagagaaggttaAAGAGAGATCGAGATAAACAGAGAAAAGAGAGAATAGAGAGAATTcagaagaaagaaataaagatttcaTTAATCAATTGCATAATGAATTGGTACAGTACAATTCTCTTAAATAGGAAAAATGGGAAAAGGAAAGTATACTAGTCTTCCTGAATTCATGACACTAATAATTCTAACTTACCTTAAATCACCCTATTAATTCTATcctaccttaaataagaataggaaatatAATCTcccttaaataagaataggaaatatAGCAATTCGCTCTAAATAGGCATAATTTGAATAATTGTGACATGATGTTATATGCTTATCCCGTAATTACTTGGGAGAAGTCTCAAGGTGGTTATGTAACACAGTCAATTCATTTTCTAGCATGCAGCAGGTCTATGCATGTACAACCACCTGAAGATATTTCCACCTTTTTCATCACCTCCGACACATGTTGTGTGGAAGACCAATGGAAAGATTGACACTACGGGCTCAAGTAGGTCCTATCAACATTgctattctttttctttttaaatgaaATACCATTTCTCTATTAGGGTTTACTTGCTAATATTCTTGCAACTTTGCCTGAAATTTAGATTTGAATTTAAGTCCTAATGGTGGTGATCACTGTGTTAAACTAAAGTGGatcaactcttttttttttatggatgtGCAATATAGGAAGGGACTTTATTACAAGTAGTCAGCTTCCTTcttaattctttttttattctttttatttttatggtaTCCTCAGTATATAATAGGAGGAAAATCATTCAGTGTTGATGAAAGTTGTTGATGGTGATCCAATGATCCAAGGGAGCACGTTTAAGACGGAGTTGTATCTTAATAGTTTACATTGCATTAGATCTTAGAAATGTcattttctattaaaaaaattgtgttCAATTATAATTTCAGTATTTGGTTCAGACTTTTTTTTCGCAAGTGGACTAGAGTCGATCTGATTTACTTGGGCGTGTGTGAAAATGCAATCACAATGCATTTGGTCACAAAtttttctgtttctgacttaaaaaaaaaaaacaatagagaAACGCAAGGCAAGCAAGGAGCACTTGGAAGAACCACCAAGAAAGAAGATAGCAACAGATGGTCCAGTTAATGTAGTTTTAAGTGAGAAATCATCATCTGATATGGAAATTGAAGCAGTTGGTCCAGCTCCAGTAGGTGTTAAGGCATCTGGGGATGAAATGCGTAAGAATAAAGAGGTAGAGAGAAAAGTTGATAGGGAAAAGGGAGTTGGTGGAGCTATAAAGACATCAGGCATCCTTGGTCAGGTATGGAAGGATGAGTTGAAATCTGGGAAACTTGTGACGTCACTGTTTGAGCTGTTTGGTGAAGGCATTCTGTCCTTCATTCCGGGCCCTGAGATGTCATTATTCTTATGAAACCCTCCCTGTACATTAAGTAGTTGAATTGAATTTCAGTGTTGTATTCTCAAAGATTAAGTGGTTTAATCATAGAATGTGACCTAACCTAATATTGGAATCAAATTTTATGTACTTTGTTAAAACATCTGTAACTCAATAGACTTTCGGTTTAGTATTCTACTTTCCAATACAACTAGACCCACAGACAGAGATTCTGACCGTTCTTTCTTTGACATCTGTGATTTGGAGAAACATATGATCTGTCCAAAACTTGCACTTTACAAGTTTTCAAGTTCTCTGCAATTACTTTTCGTCACAAATTACTACTTACAGTATTTTGGAATAAATTACGGTCACGTGCTCTCAATTTTGGTCTTACTTTATTTTGTGAATTTTAAAACCGAATATAAGAGTCCATTAATTTTGCGTTTTAGTAACATCTTTTGTCCTGTAACTATTCCAATAACATTTAATCTTCTATAGAAATTACATTTTAATCAACTTTGATCTTTGGGATAAGATACAAAAATACTTCTAATTTTGGCAACCAAAACTAATTTTGTTACAAATGGTAGCTGGCTCAATTTTACCTCTGACTGCAAGCAGACACGAATCTCGTTATATTTACTCCACTTATGCGTTATGTTATTACCGATCAAAGACATGTATAGAGGTATGAAACGTGTGTACACGTGTTTTTGATATGGTGTAGaaaacaaaataattttttaaaaaaaaacttcttaattttttttacacgtATAGAGGTATGAAACGTGTGCATGTGTTTTTGATATGGTGTAGAAAACgagataattttttttccaatcgttttttatttgttatttataaGTGATAACAATAATACACATATGATACGGAGATAATGAGATTCATGACTGCATAAAGTCATCAGTTAATAATAACTTTCaaacattatgggtaaaattggtcCAATTTACAAACATTAGGGTTATAATTGTGCATTTTAtaacgttatgagtaaaattgtttCTAGTTGCCAACGTTGGGTATATTCTTGCATCTTATCCTTTAATTTTTTTCGAATTTTTTGGTTTCGAGGTTAGTAGTGTTCACCTGGACCCTAAATAACCTTTGGTCTTTTAGATCTAGGTTCATTATAATCATACGGTGGATATACAAAGCATCCTAAGGTGTAAATTTAATGAgtttagatctaatggtgaatgaccaaattcattagGTCATTCAGGGTCCAGGTCAACGCATTAGGAGAGAAAAAGTGGTTTAGagacaaaaaattcaaaaaatggCGAATTTGTAAAATCTGAAACATGGTTTTGTGGAAATTaaggttctaaacaactttaaggttctaaacaactttaattcttgtaattttccattttaaaaGCAGTTATTATGAGATTATCTTTTTTATAAgggattttttttatgtatggTTTTGATGTTCATggatcataaaaaaaaaaaaagaccaaAATAGAAAGGTCATAATTGTAATTAGTCCTATTATTTTGCAATGAAATAAAACCACATAATTAATGGGATAACGTTAAAATGTGCCTCTATCGTTTTCGGAGAAGTGcaattttatcataattattatgcaattttactcttaacgttttcaaacaaaTTCAATTTTCCCTTTACCTAATAAAAGAGTTAAACATACTGATTTGATTATTATTTGACTATCATATTAGATCTTTCAAATACggttgtcgataaattgaaactGTTTTGTATATTTTGACAACTTTGTTAATAAAgtagtaaatattttatgaaaattttataattagaaGACTCAACTATTAATATTTTGAAATAGTATGtattttaaacataattgatttttaaaaaGTTGAATGTGATAGTTAAATGTACATGTGAAACAGTAAACCAATATAttcaaatttttattaattagagaAAAAATAAACCATCTCTCTACAATTAATTGTAGTTTATGTTGgtaaaactaacataaaaatcatttaTTAGATATATGAGAAGGCATAAACCTACATGCGATACAAGTCctcttgaaaaagaaaaagaaaaaagaaagcacataattaagttaaaaaagcaaaataaataattaaattaagcaGAGTCTCTTGAAAAGACCATCTTTATGAAGAAGCATCATCTTCTTAGTTTCTGACATGAATTCTTCAAAATTCAAGTCATGATCGAACTTAACAAACACAGAATCATAAACATGTGGCATCTCCTTCAACATCTCTCC comes from the Euphorbia lathyris chromosome 5, ddEupLath1.1, whole genome shotgun sequence genome and includes:
- the LOC136231310 gene encoding transcription initiation factor TFIID subunit 6 isoform X2 produces the protein MSIVPKETIQVIAQSIGINNLTEDAALLLAPDVEYRMREIMQEAIKCMRHSRRTVLTVDDVDGALNLRNVEPIYGNASGGSLQFKRAIGHRDLFYIDDKDIDFKDIIEAPLPKAPLDTSIVCHWLAIEGVQPAIPENAPLEVIAPPTDGKNNEQKEGLPIDIKLPVKHVLSRELQLYFDKITELIMTSPESALFKEALVSLATDTGLHPLVPYFTCFIADEVSRGLNNYHLLVALMRVVSSLLQNPHIHIDPYLHQLMPSVVTCLVAKRIGNRFADNHWELRDFTANLVASICKRFGHVYSSLQTRLTKTLINALLDPKRSLTQHYGAVQGLAALGPNVVRLLLLPNLKPYLQVLEPEMVLEKQKNEMKRHEAWRVYGALLHAAGLCMYNHLKIFPPFSSPPTHVVWKTNGKIDTTGSKKRKASKEHLEEPPRKKIATDGPVNVVLSEKSSSDMEIEAVGPAPVGVKASGDEMRKNKEVERKVDREKGVGGAIKTSGILGQVWKDELKSGKLVTSLFELFGEGILSFIPGPEMSLFL
- the LOC136231310 gene encoding transcription initiation factor TFIID subunit 6 isoform X1, whose amino-acid sequence is MSIVPKETIQVIAQSIGINNLTEDAALLLAPDVEYRMREIMQEAIKCMRHSRRTVLTVDDVDGALNLRNVEFVFYQPIYGNASGGSLQFKRAIGHRDLFYIDDKDIDFKDIIEAPLPKAPLDTSIVCHWLAIEGVQPAIPENAPLEVIAPPTDGKNNEQKEGLPIDIKLPVKHVLSRELQLYFDKITELIMTSPESALFKEALVSLATDTGLHPLVPYFTCFIADEVSRGLNNYHLLVALMRVVSSLLQNPHIHIDPYLHQLMPSVVTCLVAKRIGNRFADNHWELRDFTANLVASICKRFGHVYSSLQTRLTKTLINALLDPKRSLTQHYGAVQGLAALGPNVVRLLLLPNLKPYLQVLEPEMVLEKQKNEMKRHEAWRVYGALLHAAGLCMYNHLKIFPPFSSPPTHVVWKTNGKIDTTGSKKRKASKEHLEEPPRKKIATDGPVNVVLSEKSSSDMEIEAVGPAPVGVKASGDEMRKNKEVERKVDREKGVGGAIKTSGILGQVWKDELKSGKLVTSLFELFGEGILSFIPGPEMSLFL